A genomic segment from Drosophila miranda strain MSH22 chromosome 3, D.miranda_PacBio2.1, whole genome shotgun sequence encodes:
- the LOC108159016 gene encoding patronin isoform X42, giving the protein MDAAESQEIRQARQRASVKWLLSKAFNNRVPDNLKEPFYRDHENQERLKPQIIVELGNATLYCQTLSNLYSDPNYQSLNHWSIIQTLARKGVPVAESSDMPITETVLIQTNPLRINAHMSVIESLMVLYAKEISSGDRIMSAIRRISGSNYQTPPGQTYEQALLAWISHACAALKKRIIKEVETGLPDENGTRLQTPDIPPVRDFQDLCDGICLALLIAYYCPKVVPWTMVRINYLPAVEDSIHNILLVSNFSQKHLPYGVFHMTPEDVTFMRGSMKLNLVLLLTDLFNLFEIHPAKCVCYPGMDGQDVIARRTLGANEHGICHRRGLTMQPVMPIPDLRSDLDQPPVGSPSNRPPFQVPHSNSFSGGLNRRSTPPNEHQQQQQQHQQAVVQANSNHFDGNQGEAFVVHKSRGITTLSSMHSQQQQQHHHQQQHQQQQQFHQQQQSQLQQQLQQQQQQQQQQQQEPLVPARLRQAKEKTNVESKADERGDFVAAGRPSNWEQSRRPSFAGRRSRRNSSSEDSQLTIENFGGSQDQLNTLGGRFDRDRERDRDRDRERKLSNTSIAEPAVAVRSSIADARGTLQLGYDTDSGSEKQDRETEKYSMRRQASVDNVPTVSAHNLSNASSPLPQARNKQHSSDKDYSHSVADTYNDARSSAYDPESTPVRKSSTSSMPASPAAWQLDVGDEDMRSLENASKLSTIRMKLEEKRRRIEQDKRKIEMALLRHQEKEDLESCPEVMKWETMSNESKRTPDMDPVDLDKYQAYNAPVSAYSSRPPSRDPYQQQQHQQQHQQQQQQPMAMPQPMQFVNEHGQYMSPPQPSHYQPQSIYSDNGAPYNNHSPHYGAAAPPQYRSSVVFDDYGQPTNHFYLHESSPQAQPQVHPQRRTWAHSAAAAAYEQQQQIQQPMVDVNAWQSQQQQQQHHQQQKKAQQPWMNRPPSSAGGAAQGSFMLHQNGGGGGGGGGGELQHLFQVQASPQHSQRQLGGGANGVQRQQSLTNLRDNRSPKSQHQPQTMGMAMQQEDMMAPQSICFIGDEEDVDEVERNIIESMQATRISDFVLQQQQQQQHHQQQLQLQQQQQRLQGGRGSSSEDYDSGEMISNKLNITSGNLTYRIPSPSRPSIQANSFQDPRDCEDQPAEKGFYISFDDDQPKRPKPPLRAKRSPKKEALPLGDSSSSSRDRDRDSVDHQTLLKRESLSQLHNNNNNNGSEDGHKSAGANRHSIHGLNHSNSVKSPGNATYNKYTDEAPIQLRHLAVSGSDPFGHEPHPHPQPMQQQPMSPTRIQQSNNSAEAAKNKALVIGADATNLDPESVDEMERRKEKIMLLSLQRRQQQEEAKARKEIEASQKREKEREKEEERARKKEDQMARRAAILEQHRLKKAIEEAEREGKTLDRPDLHVKLQPQSSSATNPRLRQQRTTRPRPKTIHVDDASVDISEASSISSRGKKGSSSNLTGPKLYKQPAAKSNRGIILNAVEYCVFPGAVNREAKQKVLEKIARSEAKHFLVLFRDAGCQFRALYSYMPESGDQVTKLYGTGPSQVDEVMFDKFFKYNSGGKCFSQVHTKHLTVTIDAFTIHNSLWQGKRVQLPSKKDMALVI; this is encoded by the exons ATGGATGCCGCCGAATCACAGGAAATACGACAG GCTCGTCAACGTGCTTCCGTCAAGTGGCTGCTCTCGAAGGCCTTCAACAATCGTGTGCCGGACAACCTGAAGGAGCCCTTCTATCGCGACCATGAGAATCAGGAGCGCCTCAAGCCCCAGATCATTGTGGAGCTGGGCAACGCCACGCTGTACTGCCAGACGTTGTCCAATCTGTACTCAGATCCCAACTACCAAAGCTTGAATCACTGGTCAATAATACAGACGCTAGCGCGCAAGGGTGTCCCGGTGGCCGAGTCCTCGGACATGCCCATTACCGAAACGGTATTAATTCAAACGAATCCGTTGCGAATT AACGCCCACATGTCTGTGATAGAATCGCTGATGGTTTTGTATGCCAAGGAGATATCATCGGGTGACCGCATCATGTCGGCCATCAGAAG AATATCTGGCAGCAATTACCAGACGCCTCCTGGCCAAACGTATGAGCAAGCTCTGCTGGCTTGGATTTCGCATGCCTGCGCGGCTCTGAAGAAGCGCATCATCAAGGAGGTGGAGACAGGGCTGCCCGATGAGAAT GGCACGCGTCTGCAGACGCCGGACATACCGCCAGTGAGGGACTTCCAGGATCTGTGCGATGGCATCTGCCTGGCGCTGCTCATCGCCTACTACTGCCCCAAGGTGGTGCCCTGGACGATGGTGCGCATCAACTATCTGCCGGCTGTCGAGGACTCCATACACAATATCCTGCTCGTGAGCAATTTCTCACAGAAGCATCTGCCATATGGCGTCTTCCACATGACGCCCGAGGATGTGACCTTCATGAGGGG ATCGATGAAACTGAATCTGGTACTGCTGCTCACGGATCTGTTCAATCTGTTCGAGATACATCCGGCGAAGTGTGTCTGCTACCCGGGCATGGATGGTCAGG ATGTCATCGCCCGGCGCACCTTGGGCGCCAATGAGCACGGAATCTGCCACCGACGGGGCCTCACAATGCAGCCCGTTATGCCCATACCCGATCTCCGCAGCGATCTCGACCAGCCGCCCGTTGGCTCGCCCTCGAATCGGCCGCCATTTCAAG TTCCGCATTCGAATTCATTCAGCGGCGGCTTAAATCGCAGATCCACCCCGCCAAACgaacaccaacaacagcaacaacaacaccaacaggCGGTTGTTCAAGCAAATTCGAATCATTTCGATGGTAATCAAGGCGAAG CCTTCGTCGTGCACAAGTCGCGTGGCATCACCACACTCTCATCCATGCactcgcagcagcagcagcaacaccaccaccaacagcaacatcagcaacagcaacagttccaccagcagcagcagtcgcagctacagcaacagctacagcagcaacagcagcagcagcagcagcagcagcaggagcccTTGGTTCCGGCTCGCTTGCGTCAGGCTAAAGAAAAGACCAATGTCGAGTCCAAGGCGGATGAGAGAG GCGATTTTGTCGCTGCGGGTCGACCAAGTAACTGGGAACAGAGCCGTCGGCCAAGCTTTGCAG GGCGCCGCTCGCGCAGGAACTCCTCCAGCGAGGACTCCCAGCTGACCATCGAGAACTTTGGCGGCTCCCAGGATCAGCTGAACACGCTGGGAGGCAGATTCGATCGGGATCGCGAACGGGAccgagacagggacagggagcGGAAGTTGTCCAACACCAGCATAG CTGAACCCGCTGTGGCCGTGCGCTCCTCCATTGCCGATGCCCGGGGCACGCTGCAGCTTGGCTACGACACGGATTCGGGCTCGGAGAAGCAGGACCGCGAGACGGAGAAGTATTCAATGCGTCGGCAGGCGAG TGTCGACAATGTGCCCACGGTGTCGGCTCACAATCTATCGAATGCGAGCAGCCCCTTGCCACAGGCACGGAACAAGCAACATTCCAGCGACAAAGACTACAGCCACAGCGTGGCGGACACCTACAACGATGCCCGCTCCAGTGCCTACGATCCGGAGAGCACACCAGTGCGCAAGTCCTCCACCAGCAGCATGCCAGCGAGCCCCGCAGCCTGGCAGCTGGACGTGGGCGATGAGGACATGCGCTCGCTGGAGAACGCCAGCAAGCTGTCCACCATACGCATGAAGCTGGAGGAGAAGCGTCGTCGCATTGAGCAGGACAAGCGGAAGATCGAAATGGCCCTGCTCAGGCACCAGGAGAAG GAGGATCTCGAATCTTGTCCGGAGGTTATGAAGTGGGAGACCATGAGTAATGAATCGAAGCGCACGCCGGACATGGATCCCGTTGACTTGGACAAGTACCAG GCCTACAATGCCCCAGTCAGTGCGTACAGCTCCCGTCCGCCCAGCCGCGATCCctaccagcagcaacaacatcagcagcaacaccagcagcagcagcagcagcccatgGCCATGCCCCAGCCGATGCAGTTCGTCAATGAGCACGGCCAGTACATGTCGCCGCCGCAGCCCTCCCACTACCAGCCGCAGAGCATCTACAGCGACAACGGAGCGCCCTACAACAACCACTCGCCGCACTACGGAGCGGCTGCTCCTCCGCAGTACAGGAGCAGTGTGGTCTTCGATGACTATGGCCAGCCCACGAACCACTTCTACCTGCATGAGTCCTCGCCACAGGCACAGCCACAGGTCCATCCCCAGCGCCGCACCTGGGCGCActcagcagcagccgccgcctacgagcagcagcagcagatacAGCAGCCGATGGTGGATGTGAATGCGTGGCAgtcacagcagcagcagcaacagcaccaccagcagcagaagaaggccCAGCAGCCCTGGATGAACAGGCCTCCCTCCAGCGCGGGAGGAGCGGCCCAGGGCAGCTTTATGCTGCACCAGAACGGGGGAGGaggtggtggcggcggcggaggcGAGCTCCAGCATCTGTTCCAGGTGCAGGCCTCGCCGCAGCACTCGCAGCGCCAGTTGGGTGGGGGGGCCAACGGGGTGCAGAGACAGCAATCACTGACCAATCTGCGCGACAATCGCTCGCCCAAGTCCCAGCACCAGCCGCAGACCATGGGTATGGCCATGCAGCAGGAGGACATGATGGCACCGCAGAGCATTTGCTTCATTGGCGACGAGGAGGATGTGGACGAGGTGGAGCGCAACATCATCGAGTCCATGCAGGCCACACGCATCTCGGACTTTGtgcttcagcagcagcagcaacagcaacatcaccagcagcaactgcaactgcagcagcagcagcagcgtctgCAAGGCGGAAGGGGCAGTAGTTCGGAGGACTACGACAGCGGCGAGATGATTTCCAACAAGCTGAACATCACCAGCGGCAATCTCACCTACCGCATACCCTCGCCCTCGCGCCCCTCCATTCAGGCCAACAGTTTCCAGGACCCGCGCGATTGCGAGGATCAGCCGGCTGAGAAGGGCTTCTACATCTCCTTCGACGACGACCAGCCCAAGCGGCCCAAGCCGCCGCTGCGCGCCAAGCGCTCGCCCAAGAAGGAGGCCCTTCCGTTgggcgacagcagcagcagcagccgcgacagggacagggacagcgTGGACCACCAGACTCTGCTCAAACGGGAGTCCCTAAGTCAACtgcacaacaacaataacaacaacggCAGCGAGGACGGCCACAAGTCAGCAGGGGCCAACAGGCACAGCATCCACGGCCTCAACCACTCCAACAGTGTCAAATCGCCCGGCAATGCCACCTACAACAAGTACACGGACGAGGCGCCCATCCAACTACGCCATCTGGCCGTATCGGGCTCGGATCCATTTGGCCacgagccacacccacacccacagcccatgcagcagcagcccatgTCACCCACGCGAATCCAGCAGAGCAACAACAGTGCCGAGGCGGCCAAGAACAAGGCGCTGGTGATTGGAGCCGACGCCACCAACCTAGATCCG GAGTCTGTGGATGAAATGGAGCGACGAAAAGAGAAGATCATGCTGCTGTCCCTGCAGCGGCgtcagcagcaggaggaggccAAGGCACGCAAGGAGATCGAGGCCTCGCAGAAGCGGGAAAAGGAGcgggagaaggaggaggagcgcgCACGCAAGAAGGAGGATCAAATGGCGCGACGAGCGGCCATATTGGAACAGCATAGACTCAAGAAAGCCATCGAAGAGGCCGAACGAGAG GGCAAAACCCTGGATCGGCCCGATCTGCATGTGAAACTGCAACCCCAGTCATCTAGTGCAACGAATCCGCGACTCCGGCAGCAGCGCACGACACGTCCCAGGCCCAAGACCATTCATGTGGACGATGCCAGTGTGGACATCAGTGAGGCTTCGAGCATCTCTAGTCGGGGCAAGAAGGGCTCCAGCTCGAATCTAACCG GTCCAAAACTCTACAAGCAACCAGCGGCCAAATCCAATCGCGGCATTATACTGAATGCCGTCGAATACTGCGTCTTTCCGGGCGCCGTGAACCGTGAGGCCAAACAGAAAGTGCTCGAGAAGATAGCACGCTCGGAGGCGAAACACTTCCTAGTACTCTTCCGCGATGCGGGCTGCCAGTTCCGCGCCCTCTACAGCTACATGCCCGAGTCCGGGGACCAGGTGACCAAGCTGTACGGCACCGGACCTAGTCAAGTCGACGAAGTCATGTTCGATAAGTTCTTCAA ATACAACTCAGGGGGCAAGTGCTTCTCGCAAGTGCACACCAAGCATCTGACCGTCACCATCGACGCCTTCACAATACACAACTCGCTCTGGCAGGGTAAGCGGGTGCAGTTGCCCAGCAAAAAGGACATGGCGCTTGTTATCTAA
- the LOC108159016 gene encoding patronin isoform X41 — protein MDAAESQEIRQARQRASVKWLLSKAFNNRVPDNLKEPFYRDHENQERLKPQIIVELGNATLYCQTLSNLYSDPNYQSLNHWSIIQTLARKGVPVAESSDMPITETVLIQTNPLRINAHMSVIESLMVLYAKEISSGDRIMSAIRRISGSNYQTPPGQTYEQALLAWISHACAALKKRIIKEVETGLPDENGTRLQTPDIPPVRDFQDLCDGICLALLIAYYCPKVVPWTMVRINYLPAVEDSIHNILLVSNFSQKHLPYGVFHMTPEDVTFMRGSMKLNLVLLLTDLFNLFEIHPAKCVCYPGMDGQDVIARRTLGANEHGICHRRGLTMQPVMPIPDLRSDLDQPPVGSPSNRPPFQVPHSNSFSGGLNRRSTPPNEHQQQQQQHQQAVVQANSNHFDGNQGEAFVVHKSRGITTLSSMHSQQQQQHHHQQQHQQQQQFHQQQQSQLQQQLQQQQQQQQQQQQEPLVPARLRQAKEKTNVESKADERGDFVAAGRPSNWEQSRRPSFAGRRSRRNSSSEDSQLTIENFGGSQDQLNTLGGRFDRDRERDRDRDRERKLSNTSIAEPAVAVRSSIADARGTLQLGYDTDSGSEKQDRETEKYSMRRQASVDNVPTVSAHNLSNASSPLPQARNKQHSSDKDYSHSVADTYNDARSSAYDPESTPVRKSSTSSMPASPAAWQLDVGDEDMRSLENASKLSTIRMKLEEKRRRIEQDKRKIEMALLRHQEKEDLESCPEVMKWETMSNESKRTPDMDPVDLDKYQAYNAPVSAYSSRPPSRDPYQQQQHQQQHQQQQQQPMAMPQPMQFVNEHGQYMSPPQPSHYQPQSIYSDNGAPYNNHSPHYGAAAPPQYRSSVVFDDYGQPTNHFYLHESSPQAQPQVHPQRRTWAHSAAAAAYEQQQQIQQPMVDVNAWQSQQQQQQHHQQQKKAQQPWMNRPPSSAGGAAQGSFMLHQNGGGGGGGGGGELQHLFQVQASPQHSQRQLGGGANGVQRQQSLTNLRDNRSPKSQHQPQTMGMAMQQEDMMAPQSICFIGDEEDVDEVERNIIESMQATRISDFVLQQQQQQQHHQQQLQLQQQQQRLQGGRGSSSEDYDSGEMISNKLNITSGNLTYRIPSPSRPSIQANSFQDPRDCEDQPAEKGFYISFDDDQPKRPKPPLRAKRSPKKEALPLGDSSSSSRDRDRDSVDHQTLLKRESLSQLHNNNNNNGSEDGHKSAGANRHSIHGLNHSNSVKSPGNATYNKYTDEAPIQLRHLAVSGSDPFGHEPHPHPQPMQQQPMSPTRIQQSNNSAEAAKNKALVIGADATNLDPESVDEMERRKEKIMLLSLQRRQQQEEAKARKEIEASQKREKEREKEEERARKKEDQMARRAAILEQHRLKKAIEEAEREGKTLDRPDLHVKLQPQSSSATNPRLRQQRTTRPRPKTIHVDDASVDISEASSISSRGKKGSSSNLTDSGLGRATPPRRAPSPGMGASGPKLYKQPAAKSNRGIILNAVEYCVFPGAVNREAKQKVLEKIARSEAKHFLVLFRDAGCQFRALYSYMPESGDQVTKLYGTGPSQVDEVMFDKFFKYNSGGKCFSQVHTKHLTVTIDAFTIHNSLWQGKRVQLPSKKDMALVI, from the exons ATGGATGCCGCCGAATCACAGGAAATACGACAG GCTCGTCAACGTGCTTCCGTCAAGTGGCTGCTCTCGAAGGCCTTCAACAATCGTGTGCCGGACAACCTGAAGGAGCCCTTCTATCGCGACCATGAGAATCAGGAGCGCCTCAAGCCCCAGATCATTGTGGAGCTGGGCAACGCCACGCTGTACTGCCAGACGTTGTCCAATCTGTACTCAGATCCCAACTACCAAAGCTTGAATCACTGGTCAATAATACAGACGCTAGCGCGCAAGGGTGTCCCGGTGGCCGAGTCCTCGGACATGCCCATTACCGAAACGGTATTAATTCAAACGAATCCGTTGCGAATT AACGCCCACATGTCTGTGATAGAATCGCTGATGGTTTTGTATGCCAAGGAGATATCATCGGGTGACCGCATCATGTCGGCCATCAGAAG AATATCTGGCAGCAATTACCAGACGCCTCCTGGCCAAACGTATGAGCAAGCTCTGCTGGCTTGGATTTCGCATGCCTGCGCGGCTCTGAAGAAGCGCATCATCAAGGAGGTGGAGACAGGGCTGCCCGATGAGAAT GGCACGCGTCTGCAGACGCCGGACATACCGCCAGTGAGGGACTTCCAGGATCTGTGCGATGGCATCTGCCTGGCGCTGCTCATCGCCTACTACTGCCCCAAGGTGGTGCCCTGGACGATGGTGCGCATCAACTATCTGCCGGCTGTCGAGGACTCCATACACAATATCCTGCTCGTGAGCAATTTCTCACAGAAGCATCTGCCATATGGCGTCTTCCACATGACGCCCGAGGATGTGACCTTCATGAGGGG ATCGATGAAACTGAATCTGGTACTGCTGCTCACGGATCTGTTCAATCTGTTCGAGATACATCCGGCGAAGTGTGTCTGCTACCCGGGCATGGATGGTCAGG ATGTCATCGCCCGGCGCACCTTGGGCGCCAATGAGCACGGAATCTGCCACCGACGGGGCCTCACAATGCAGCCCGTTATGCCCATACCCGATCTCCGCAGCGATCTCGACCAGCCGCCCGTTGGCTCGCCCTCGAATCGGCCGCCATTTCAAG TTCCGCATTCGAATTCATTCAGCGGCGGCTTAAATCGCAGATCCACCCCGCCAAACgaacaccaacaacagcaacaacaacaccaacaggCGGTTGTTCAAGCAAATTCGAATCATTTCGATGGTAATCAAGGCGAAG CCTTCGTCGTGCACAAGTCGCGTGGCATCACCACACTCTCATCCATGCactcgcagcagcagcagcaacaccaccaccaacagcaacatcagcaacagcaacagttccaccagcagcagcagtcgcagctacagcaacagctacagcagcaacagcagcagcagcagcagcagcagcaggagcccTTGGTTCCGGCTCGCTTGCGTCAGGCTAAAGAAAAGACCAATGTCGAGTCCAAGGCGGATGAGAGAG GCGATTTTGTCGCTGCGGGTCGACCAAGTAACTGGGAACAGAGCCGTCGGCCAAGCTTTGCAG GGCGCCGCTCGCGCAGGAACTCCTCCAGCGAGGACTCCCAGCTGACCATCGAGAACTTTGGCGGCTCCCAGGATCAGCTGAACACGCTGGGAGGCAGATTCGATCGGGATCGCGAACGGGAccgagacagggacagggagcGGAAGTTGTCCAACACCAGCATAG CTGAACCCGCTGTGGCCGTGCGCTCCTCCATTGCCGATGCCCGGGGCACGCTGCAGCTTGGCTACGACACGGATTCGGGCTCGGAGAAGCAGGACCGCGAGACGGAGAAGTATTCAATGCGTCGGCAGGCGAG TGTCGACAATGTGCCCACGGTGTCGGCTCACAATCTATCGAATGCGAGCAGCCCCTTGCCACAGGCACGGAACAAGCAACATTCCAGCGACAAAGACTACAGCCACAGCGTGGCGGACACCTACAACGATGCCCGCTCCAGTGCCTACGATCCGGAGAGCACACCAGTGCGCAAGTCCTCCACCAGCAGCATGCCAGCGAGCCCCGCAGCCTGGCAGCTGGACGTGGGCGATGAGGACATGCGCTCGCTGGAGAACGCCAGCAAGCTGTCCACCATACGCATGAAGCTGGAGGAGAAGCGTCGTCGCATTGAGCAGGACAAGCGGAAGATCGAAATGGCCCTGCTCAGGCACCAGGAGAAG GAGGATCTCGAATCTTGTCCGGAGGTTATGAAGTGGGAGACCATGAGTAATGAATCGAAGCGCACGCCGGACATGGATCCCGTTGACTTGGACAAGTACCAG GCCTACAATGCCCCAGTCAGTGCGTACAGCTCCCGTCCGCCCAGCCGCGATCCctaccagcagcaacaacatcagcagcaacaccagcagcagcagcagcagcccatgGCCATGCCCCAGCCGATGCAGTTCGTCAATGAGCACGGCCAGTACATGTCGCCGCCGCAGCCCTCCCACTACCAGCCGCAGAGCATCTACAGCGACAACGGAGCGCCCTACAACAACCACTCGCCGCACTACGGAGCGGCTGCTCCTCCGCAGTACAGGAGCAGTGTGGTCTTCGATGACTATGGCCAGCCCACGAACCACTTCTACCTGCATGAGTCCTCGCCACAGGCACAGCCACAGGTCCATCCCCAGCGCCGCACCTGGGCGCActcagcagcagccgccgcctacgagcagcagcagcagatacAGCAGCCGATGGTGGATGTGAATGCGTGGCAgtcacagcagcagcagcaacagcaccaccagcagcagaagaaggccCAGCAGCCCTGGATGAACAGGCCTCCCTCCAGCGCGGGAGGAGCGGCCCAGGGCAGCTTTATGCTGCACCAGAACGGGGGAGGaggtggtggcggcggcggaggcGAGCTCCAGCATCTGTTCCAGGTGCAGGCCTCGCCGCAGCACTCGCAGCGCCAGTTGGGTGGGGGGGCCAACGGGGTGCAGAGACAGCAATCACTGACCAATCTGCGCGACAATCGCTCGCCCAAGTCCCAGCACCAGCCGCAGACCATGGGTATGGCCATGCAGCAGGAGGACATGATGGCACCGCAGAGCATTTGCTTCATTGGCGACGAGGAGGATGTGGACGAGGTGGAGCGCAACATCATCGAGTCCATGCAGGCCACACGCATCTCGGACTTTGtgcttcagcagcagcagcaacagcaacatcaccagcagcaactgcaactgcagcagcagcagcagcgtctgCAAGGCGGAAGGGGCAGTAGTTCGGAGGACTACGACAGCGGCGAGATGATTTCCAACAAGCTGAACATCACCAGCGGCAATCTCACCTACCGCATACCCTCGCCCTCGCGCCCCTCCATTCAGGCCAACAGTTTCCAGGACCCGCGCGATTGCGAGGATCAGCCGGCTGAGAAGGGCTTCTACATCTCCTTCGACGACGACCAGCCCAAGCGGCCCAAGCCGCCGCTGCGCGCCAAGCGCTCGCCCAAGAAGGAGGCCCTTCCGTTgggcgacagcagcagcagcagccgcgacagggacagggacagcgTGGACCACCAGACTCTGCTCAAACGGGAGTCCCTAAGTCAACtgcacaacaacaataacaacaacggCAGCGAGGACGGCCACAAGTCAGCAGGGGCCAACAGGCACAGCATCCACGGCCTCAACCACTCCAACAGTGTCAAATCGCCCGGCAATGCCACCTACAACAAGTACACGGACGAGGCGCCCATCCAACTACGCCATCTGGCCGTATCGGGCTCGGATCCATTTGGCCacgagccacacccacacccacagcccatgcagcagcagcccatgTCACCCACGCGAATCCAGCAGAGCAACAACAGTGCCGAGGCGGCCAAGAACAAGGCGCTGGTGATTGGAGCCGACGCCACCAACCTAGATCCG GAGTCTGTGGATGAAATGGAGCGACGAAAAGAGAAGATCATGCTGCTGTCCCTGCAGCGGCgtcagcagcaggaggaggccAAGGCACGCAAGGAGATCGAGGCCTCGCAGAAGCGGGAAAAGGAGcgggagaaggaggaggagcgcgCACGCAAGAAGGAGGATCAAATGGCGCGACGAGCGGCCATATTGGAACAGCATAGACTCAAGAAAGCCATCGAAGAGGCCGAACGAGAG GGCAAAACCCTGGATCGGCCCGATCTGCATGTGAAACTGCAACCCCAGTCATCTAGTGCAACGAATCCGCGACTCCGGCAGCAGCGCACGACACGTCCCAGGCCCAAGACCATTCATGTGGACGATGCCAGTGTGGACATCAGTGAGGCTTCGAGCATCTCTAGTCGGGGCAAGAAGGGCTCCAGCTCGAATCTAACCG ATTCGGGACTGGGACGCGCCACACCGCCGAGGCGCGCACCCTCGCCTGGAATGGGCGCTTCAG GTCCAAAACTCTACAAGCAACCAGCGGCCAAATCCAATCGCGGCATTATACTGAATGCCGTCGAATACTGCGTCTTTCCGGGCGCCGTGAACCGTGAGGCCAAACAGAAAGTGCTCGAGAAGATAGCACGCTCGGAGGCGAAACACTTCCTAGTACTCTTCCGCGATGCGGGCTGCCAGTTCCGCGCCCTCTACAGCTACATGCCCGAGTCCGGGGACCAGGTGACCAAGCTGTACGGCACCGGACCTAGTCAAGTCGACGAAGTCATGTTCGATAAGTTCTTCAA ATACAACTCAGGGGGCAAGTGCTTCTCGCAAGTGCACACCAAGCATCTGACCGTCACCATCGACGCCTTCACAATACACAACTCGCTCTGGCAGGGTAAGCGGGTGCAGTTGCCCAGCAAAAAGGACATGGCGCTTGTTATCTAA